The Patescibacteria group bacterium nucleotide sequence AAAATAATAATCTTTGTTGGCGGAATCTAAAATTGGCTTAAAACGGAAGTTGATAAAGGCCATGTCATGGATATTTTGGGCGTTAAAATTGCCTGACCTTAAATCGATTTTTGAGCTGGTACTTTCGCGCAAATGAAAAATAATTTCCTGATTATTAAGACGAGGGTAGGTAGCAAATAAAACTGAGATTTGAGCCAAATTATTATTATCAGCGTGAAAGGTTTGGCCAAAAGTATTAAGGCCCCTAATTTCTCCCAGGGCTGGTTTTTTTCTCTCGACTGATCTTGAAAAGCCATTAATTTGGTTGAATTGTAAATAGTCATTATTAAATAAAAAACCGAGAGAAATAATTAACAAAAAAATTGAAAAAAGAGTCCCAAAAATTATGGCAATAATTTTTTTAGAAAATTGTGAATCGATTTTTTTTATCATAAATAATACCTGGGAATTATATATTGGAATAGACAAATAAAGTTATAAAAAATTATGCCTAAGCTTAAAAATAGATATAAAGATGGGTGATATTTTTTGGGCAGCCATGTTTGGATCCCAATGATAAAAAAAATGGCTAAAATTCCCAAAACCGGAAAATAATATCGGCCCTGTGCTGGAAAAATATATTTAGCAGTTGTAACTAAACGATTGTAAAATAAATAAACATAAAATAAATCTAAAATAATTAAATTTGCTGCTAAAAAAATATATAAATAGAGATTTTTGATAAACGGATTGTTGGTTTTAATTTTTTTAACACACTTTTTATAAAGGCTGGTGACAAAATAAATAATTGTACCCACAAAACTTAATTTAACCAACCAGTTCAAGCTATTTTGATAAATATTATCAACAACATTATTCGTCCAAGCAAATTGTGCCCAAAAATAACCCAGCACAAATCTTAGTCTGGTGCCATAAATAAATTTAAGATATTCCCAAATTGATAAATGAGCAAATTGTGTATCAGTTGTTCCAGAAGCTTGATATCCAAACCAGCCATGGTAAATAATTTTATTTCGAATAAGCCACCAGCCAGTAGTCAAAAAAATAATTCCCAAAGCAATGGCTAAATATTTGAGGGAATTTTTAAAATTATTTCTTTTTCTGACAAAATTTATTAAATAAATAAAAATTAAAATTGGAATCATAATAGCGGCTTGTGGTTTTGCCAAAATTCCGAGCGAAGTAGCGATCCCAATCCATAACGCGGACTTAGTCGAACTCTGGGATTTTAGTTCACGAATTCCTAAATAGGTTAACCAAACAAAGGCAAGATTTAATAAGTTATCATTATTAATAGTTGAGGACATTAAGGTAAAAAGTGGCTGAAATGAAACTAAAGTCGCAACTGTAAATGAAAATAATTTATTTTCAGAAACTTCAAAAGCAATTTTATAACTTAACCAAACCGTTAGAATGCCCAGAAAGATTAATAATATCCGAATTGCGAAAAATCTCACCAAAAAATTGGTAGAATAAAATATCTTATAGATTCCCGCCCCCATTAAATAATAAAGTGGAGGATATGATTGGGCAGAAAAAGCTGTGATTGGTGAGGCGGGAGCGCGGTTTATATTTTGATTTAGAAGATTTTCTCCAATTCCAGTTTGAGTTTGTGAAAATTTCGGAGTTTGTCTTATCGGCGCGTTTGAAATAAGCTTATTGACAATTTGATCTTCTTGAGAAGTAAAAAGTTTATCTTGCGGTGGGAGTGTGTTTTTTTCGGCAATATATTCAATATATTTATAATGATAATTTTCATCCCAACCTTGCCAAACTGGAACCAAACCAGCCCAAACAACACCCTTGATAATTATTAAAAACAATAATATCGACAATAGTTTATTGCTGGTTATTTTTTGCCAAATTAATATTAAAATTTTTCTAATTATTTTCATGTCTTTTTGGGTTTGTAGTTGGAATTTAACAAAAGATGACTAAATATTGGTCCCAAGGTAAATAGAATTATCATCGCAATGGCACGTTCAGCCACGGCTACTATTATTGCTTCGGCTGAGGTGACGTTGATAATTCGAGCTGATATTATCACCAAAGCTTCTTTGATGCCTAAGGCGCCAGGAGTCAGATTAATCAAAACCGAAAGTGCGGCCACGGTGCTAATGAAAATAGCTTTAAAATAAGTGATGTCAATATGAAAGACACGAAAACCAAGATAGTAAATCATTGAACTTAAAAACATATTGAGCAAGGAAAAACCTGAAAGTAATAAAACTAATTTATAATTTTTTCTAATTTTGTGCCAGCAATTTATGGCTAAAATAAATTTTTGAAGCCAGCGATTTTTGGAGGGTTTGAAGTTTGGTGAAAGAATGATTATCGCGGTACAAAAAACAAAAATTCCACCGAAAAGTAAGCTAATAGGTAAATTAAAGATACGATCAGACAAATAAAATTTCAGTAAGATTAAACCGGTGACAAGGGAATTTACGAAAAAGACAATAATATAATTTGCCGCCAAGGTACCGACAAACTCGGAATAGCTAAATTGATAATGCTTTTTTAAATAAAGAGCCCGGATAGCCATGCCACCGTATAAAAAAGTTAGATAATTAGTCATGCTGCTTATGATTGCGAGACCAAAATGTTCGAGAAAGCTTAATTTAATTTTGAATTCAAGCATCGTAAAATATAGAAAAAAGCCGATCGAAACAAAGACCATTAAATACATGATGATTAAAATAGCCAAATATGGCCAAGAGATAGACAAGAGAGGCGTAAAATCTGCCCGATGCTTAAAAACATAATAAGCCAACCAGGTGATTAAACCTGCCAAAACCATAAACGATAAAATTTTTTTATTTTTCATTTAGTTTCCTAAATATTAAACCATTTTTGTGGTTTATTTTTTGGTTGCTTGGCAAAATAGGATAGCCCCTTTTTCATTTTTGGTGGCTTTTTTTCTGGCAATCAAGTATAAAAATGGGAAAATTATCAATCTTTTCAGTTGGCTTCGGGTGGTATAGAAAGAATGAATTTTGTCTTGGGTGTCTACATAAAATAAATCATTAATTTTAAAACCCAAAGGGGTAAGAAGCTTCGTCATTTGAGATTTTGAATAACCTGTTCTGACATGACCAATTTCTTTTTCCCTTTTTTCAACAATTTCTCGATAAATACTTGGAACACTTAAAATCAAAAATCCTGACTGTCGCAACATTGAATTAAGTTTTTTAATAAATTTAGAATCATTTTGAATGTGTTCGATGATGTCTAAAGCAATAATACCGTCAAAATAATAATGATATTCTAATTTATTAACATCACTGGCGATAAACTTTGCTTTTAGTTGATGGATTTTGGCTATTTTTTGCGCTTGCCTCATCCTATTTTTTAAATCGACGCCAACCACATTTGCACCTTTTTCGGCTAAGATTAAGGCAAAATCTCCGATGGTGCAACCAACATCTAAAATTCTTTTACCTCGAATTTTATTCGGCAATAATTCCTTCGTGAATTTATATCTCAGTCTTTTGGCGAGCAAGGGTAATCCGAAAAGCCATAAATATAGAATAATCAACCATTTATTTTTCGGTTTTTTGATGATTTGCAAATATAATTTATTAATAATCTTCATCTTGTTTTCCAAGCCTTAATCGCCAGAAAAGCGGCATGTCTAGGATTGATTTTACCAAAGCTCGTCGGAAATGGATAGTAGCCAGAACCTAAAATTTTTTCAATTTTAAAACCTTTCTCTGTGCAAAATTCTTTTAAGCCCTGGTATGAAAAAACCCGTTGATGTTGCCATGATTGAGGAAAGGGCATAATTTGATTTTTATGAGGGGCTAAGGGATTTCCTATCGAAAATTTATTTGAGCTGATATTGGTGAGGGAAAATGGCTGCCAACCAAACATTAAAGCGAATATATTATGCCAACTTGCCAAATTTTCGGTACAAATGATGGCATATCCGCCCTTTTTTAAAATCCGGTGAATTTCTCCCAAAAAGGCGTCGGTGTTAGTTAGGTGCTCAATGACTTGATTTGCCAAAACGATATCAAAAGAATGCGCCGGAAAGGGGATTTTTGAATTCAAATCGCCCTTTTTGACGATAATTTTTCTTTTCTCGGCTTTTTTGATTTGGGAATTGATAATTTCCACGCCCCAGTTTTTTTTCGTGCCAATTTTTTTAGCCACTAATTTGGTAAATTTACCATCATCGCAACCCAAGTCTAAAAATTTCGCTTGGGGATTTTTTTGGGCTAAACGCAAAATATCATTTTCGTAACTCTTTTTAGCTTTTCGCCGCAGGCTTAGAAACAATTTTTTAATCATTTAATATTTCCTAAATAATTTTAATAAGATGCCCTTTAAGACGCCGGCGCCAAAAACACTCGTGATAATTGGTAAATAATACACTGAAAATATTAATTCTTTGGGATTATTTGAAATTAAGATGGCGATTAATAATAATATCATAAGCCACGAGGCAATTAAATATAAAAACCATAAAGGTTTAATCGCTAATATCAACAAAGCAGAAATTATTATAATAATAAAGAGCCAAAATAAATAATAAAATCTTCGGCTAGGCTGAAAATAATAATCCGTAAAACGGGGTGCGCGCTCAAAAAGGTGTTTAATTTGCTGTTTTACGTTTGACCTAAGATGATAAACTGGCTTAATCTTTGAGGTTTTTAATATTTTTTTCTTTTTAATAATATTCCAGAATAGCCTAACGTCGTCGGAACTGAATTTTGATAATTTTTTAGGTTGAGAGTCTATGAATAATTTTCTATTACAAAAAAAAATGGCGGTACCTTTGGGAACTTGATCGAAATTTTTCTTGCCAATTATTTCAGATTTAAGATTTTTTTTAAAATATTTCTTACCAAAAATTTTTTGGCGAATTAAGATCAAAACTTGATTATACGGATCAATTTTTCCTTTAATGGTGACATGGCCAATTAAGGGTTGATAATTAATTTGGCCAAGGGTTATTAAGGTATTTTTGTCTAAAATTCGGCGCACATCGACAAATAAAAGATTTCTAAAATTTGCAGCCTCAGCGCCTTTTAGCCGAGTTTTAAGTCGGCCTTGGTTTTTTCTGAGATTTATAATTTTGACCGGAAATTTTTTTATCACCTTTAGGGTATTATCTTTCGAGCCATCGTTGACGACAAT carries:
- a CDS encoding lysylphosphatidylglycerol synthase transmembrane domain-containing protein, which gives rise to MKNKKILSFMVLAGLITWLAYYVFKHRADFTPLLSISWPYLAILIIMYLMVFVSIGFFLYFTMLEFKIKLSFLEHFGLAIISSMTNYLTFLYGGMAIRALYLKKHYQFSYSEFVGTLAANYIIVFFVNSLVTGLILLKFYLSDRIFNLPISLLFGGIFVFCTAIIILSPNFKPSKNRWLQKFILAINCWHKIRKNYKLVLLLSGFSLLNMFLSSMIYYLGFRVFHIDITYFKAIFISTVAALSVLINLTPGALGIKEALVIISARIINVTSAEAIIVAVAERAIAMIILFTLGPIFSHLLLNSNYKPKKT
- a CDS encoding glycosyltransferase family 2 protein, which codes for MKISVIVPVYNEEKVIARCLKAILKQNYPKKNFEIIVVNDGSKDNTLKVIKKFPVKIINLRKNQGRLKTRLKGAEAANFRNLLFVDVRRILDKNTLITLGQINYQPLIGHVTIKGKIDPYNQVLILIRQKIFGKKYFKKNLKSEIIGKKNFDQVPKGTAIFFCNRKLFIDSQPKKLSKFSSDDVRLFWNIIKKKKILKTSKIKPVYHLRSNVKQQIKHLFERAPRFTDYYFQPSRRFYYLFWLFIIIIISALLILAIKPLWFLYLIASWLMILLLIAILISNNPKELIFSVYYLPIITSVFGAGVLKGILLKLFRKY
- a CDS encoding methyltransferase domain-containing protein; the encoded protein is MKIINKLYLQIIKKPKNKWLIILYLWLFGLPLLAKRLRYKFTKELLPNKIRGKRILDVGCTIGDFALILAEKGANVVGVDLKNRMRQAQKIAKIHQLKAKFIASDVNKLEYHYYFDGIIALDIIEHIQNDSKFIKKLNSMLRQSGFLILSVPSIYREIVEKREKEIGHVRTGYSKSQMTKLLTPLGFKINDLFYVDTQDKIHSFYTTRSQLKRLIIFPFLYLIARKKATKNEKGAILFCQATKK
- a CDS encoding glycosyltransferase family 39 protein — encoded protein: MKIIRKILILIWQKITSNKLLSILLFLIIIKGVVWAGLVPVWQGWDENYHYKYIEYIAEKNTLPPQDKLFTSQEDQIVNKLISNAPIRQTPKFSQTQTGIGENLLNQNINRAPASPITAFSAQSYPPLYYLMGAGIYKIFYSTNFLVRFFAIRILLIFLGILTVWLSYKIAFEVSENKLFSFTVATLVSFQPLFTLMSSTINNDNLLNLAFVWLTYLGIRELKSQSSTKSALWIGIATSLGILAKPQAAIMIPILIFIYLINFVRKRNNFKNSLKYLAIALGIIFLTTGWWLIRNKIIYHGWFGYQASGTTDTQFAHLSIWEYLKFIYGTRLRFVLGYFWAQFAWTNNVVDNIYQNSLNWLVKLSFVGTIIYFVTSLYKKCVKKIKTNNPFIKNLYLYIFLAANLIILDLFYVYLFYNRLVTTAKYIFPAQGRYYFPVLGILAIFFIIGIQTWLPKKYHPSLYLFLSLGIIFYNFICLFQYIIPRYYL
- a CDS encoding class I SAM-dependent methyltransferase; the encoded protein is MIKKLFLSLRRKAKKSYENDILRLAQKNPQAKFLDLGCDDGKFTKLVAKKIGTKKNWGVEIINSQIKKAEKRKIIVKKGDLNSKIPFPAHSFDIVLANQVIEHLTNTDAFLGEIHRILKKGGYAIICTENLASWHNIFALMFGWQPFSLTNISSNKFSIGNPLAPHKNQIMPFPQSWQHQRVFSYQGLKEFCTEKGFKIEKILGSGYYPFPTSFGKINPRHAAFLAIKAWKTR